In one Terriglobia bacterium genomic region, the following are encoded:
- the pgsA gene encoding CDP-diacylglycerol--glycerol-3-phosphate 3-phosphatidyltransferase — MNLPNYITLTRICSVPVLIWILSSSRFALGVHGEREWLASAVFIAASITDGLDGYLARRRHQITTMGMLLDPLADKLLIAAAFITLVQLNPRVVPAWMAVVIIGREFLVSGLRSIAAQQGFTIDASDLGKVKMVVQIVVVVLCILDHRWLQWEYGSFFFPIDVLARVGIWFMVTLSLVSAFDYFAAFWPKIDRQVVRRQRRAFILSRRRKSDVATTT, encoded by the coding sequence GTGAATCTGCCGAACTACATCACGCTCACCCGCATCTGCAGTGTCCCTGTGCTGATCTGGATCCTGTCGAGCAGCCGCTTCGCTTTGGGCGTCCATGGCGAGCGCGAATGGCTGGCCTCGGCGGTGTTCATCGCCGCATCCATCACCGACGGTCTTGACGGCTACCTCGCCCGCCGCCGCCATCAGATCACCACCATGGGCATGCTGCTGGACCCGCTGGCCGACAAGCTGCTCATCGCCGCCGCTTTCATCACCTTGGTGCAGTTGAACCCGCGCGTGGTGCCGGCCTGGATGGCGGTGGTGATCATCGGGCGCGAATTCCTGGTCAGCGGCCTGCGCTCCATCGCCGCGCAGCAGGGTTTCACGATTGATGCCAGCGATCTGGGCAAGGTCAAGATGGTGGTGCAGATCGTGGTGGTGGTGCTCTGCATCCTCGACCACCGCTGGCTGCAGTGGGAGTACGGGAGCTTCTTCTTTCCCATCGATGTGCTGGCACGGGTCGGCATCTGGTTCATGGTGACGCTCTCGCTGGTCTCGGCCTTTGATTACTTCGCCGCCTTCTGGCCGAAGATTGACCGCCAGGTAGTGCGCCGCCAGCGCCGCGCGTTCATCCTTAGCCGCCGGAGAAAGAGTGATGTCGCCACCACCACGTAG